The following nucleotide sequence is from Terriglobales bacterium.
AGCGCGTGATGCCAGACGATCAGGTCCCCGGCTTTCCCGGCGATGGGAACGGCGTCGCGCGAGAGGTCCTGCTGGCGAGGGTCGCGGCCGGCGGGCAGACTTCCGAGCCAGCTCGCGATCCGGCGATGGAACCCGGGCACGCAGGTGAAGGCTCCCTGGTCGGCGGCGACGTCGGCGAGGTAGAGGATGCCCTGCGTCCCGAAGGGGATGGGCAGGGCCAGGCTGACGTCCCAGTGGAGGTTAGGCCCGGGGAATCTCCAGCCCTCCCGCTCCGGCGGGTTCATCCCGCTCTGGTCGGTCGTGACCCAGAGGTCGGTGCGATTCCACAACTGGGCGAAGGCAGAGTGGACGCGGGCCGACTGGCGGTTGGCTTCGAGGGCGGGATGATGCAGAAGCGGGATCCAGATGCTGTGGCCCTGGGACCCGCCATACCAGGTGTCGGGACGCTCCAGGTCCATTCCCAGGAACTCGCAGATGGCCTGGATGGCGGCGCGGCAGTTGGCCGCAGGAACCGCATCGTGGAGCACGATGTAGCCGTTTTCCTCCCATCCGGCCATCCCGGCGGGAGTGAAGACGAGGTCCTGCGGCAGGGGCGCCGGGCCGGACTTTCGTTCTTCGGCGAGCGCCCAGTTGAGGCGCTCCACCCGCGCGGGCTCGAGGGCGCCGCCGTTGCGTTCCAGGATCCAGCCCTCGAACTGCTCGAAGGATGGCTGCCGCTCGAAGAGGTACTGCAGGGCCTCGCGCAGGTTCAAGCCGAGCCCGCAAAGGAGGGTATTGTCCCGCACCCAGTCCTCGGACGGGATTGCGGCGTCTGCCTGGCCGAGGCGGTGGGCCAGCGTGCGCGACCACAGCCGCTTGAGGTGCAGGACGCCGAGCGCTCCGGTCTCGGCGGAGGCGGCCAGCGGCGGCGCGGCGGTCACAGGGGCCATAGAGTGGAGGCAGGAAAT
It contains:
- a CDS encoding phytanoyl-CoA dioxygenase family protein, giving the protein MAPVTAAPPLAASAETGALGVLHLKRLWSRTLAHRLGQADAAIPSEDWVRDNTLLCGLGLNLREALQYLFERQPSFEQFEGWILERNGGALEPARVERLNWALAEERKSGPAPLPQDLVFTPAGMAGWEENGYIVLHDAVPAANCRAAIQAICEFLGMDLERPDTWYGGSQGHSIWIPLLHHPALEANRQSARVHSAFAQLWNRTDLWVTTDQSGMNPPEREGWRFPGPNLHWDVSLALPIPFGTQGILYLADVAADQGAFTCVPGFHRRIASWLGSLPAGRDPRQQDLSRDAVPIAGKAGDLIVWHHALPHGSSPNRARLPRFAQYINLRPSYWEQNPVWR